Proteins from a genomic interval of Crassostrea angulata isolate pt1a10 chromosome 7, ASM2561291v2, whole genome shotgun sequence:
- the LOC128155992 gene encoding glutamate receptor ionotropic, kainate 3-like isoform X4 — protein MWIRGLVFIFLLSHLSLCMKTQHKVGILEQQDISLKDIQSFLVKLDPYHEVDLLRIPVTQPEMTFDNIENASNFLNKNNITAVIGAYSETYVQAACFQRVPYIVTSGVPHDVVESPFLLNIQPGIPTFALAINDIVTYFGWKRVAVVYDWEEGPPMMSLLIDRHPTDLKAYNIRHNTSDSYVRGILKDLRNRYIDRIILLCSSTNTNIVLTQALYLSLLSRPYAWLVANVGTDVAALDDYLDSRANLTSLLIMTNGSPDDCALEKKKESLSNAVLHDAFKVYMNIIDHHANQSRLQMRKALRKNELDMTNIQVHGCTGQLSFSKMGVRNETYLQLKSLGTSRNGTTNLFQYGTWRSGKERLYERIKPSQTYRSMMKKDEEDVFGDDRVRVTTILEAPFVQWKNDSGCGNKTTDIGDQLEGFLISIFEKLAEDLGFSYNISLVPDGKYGSDKGPPRGWTGMVRQLLDDKADLALAPFQITPSRSRVVDFPKPFMTKGTSLVVRKPERSVSPFQFLMPLSHVVWITIFVAYVFTALMLFGVSRINCDKHDRCLNNFNESFWYIWGTLLRGNLQRSPTGISSRIVSSTWWFFSLIVISVYTANLAAFLTISNAHMPITSAADLPKQSDYNYGTVEGSQIENFFSQTNISHYQQMYAHMKITEGAIVRRVEDGFRKVRDEKYAFLWDSPIIRHAISSDCSLMEIGSPFDLKGYGMAAQKHSPFTEKLSLGILKLNDNGVLYKLEGKWFGIPTCPDPRSSAKSQEIKMGVASGMFYVLAGGLVLALTVFVIQWVYYRRSKNEEVRGKKHEQNNKTEENNLHNHVDRNTSSDLGKDRDDELITVLTRTLSIGENSSHSRWQGEHL, from the exons ATGTGGATCCGAGGCCTGGTTTTTATTTTCCTTCTGTCACATTTGTCATTGTGCATGAAAACTCAACACAAAGTCG GTATTTTGGAGCAGCAAGACATATCATTAAAAGATATCCAATCCTTTCTCGTTAAACTTGATCCTTATCACGAAGTTGATCTTCTGCGCATTCCAGTTACGCAACCGGAAATGACTTTTGACAACATAGAAAATG CTTCTAACTTtcttaacaaaaataatataacagCTGTCATTGGGGCGTATAGTGAAACTTACGTGCAGGCCGCCTGTTTTCAAAGAGTTCCTTACATCGTCACTTCCGGTGTCCCTCATGACGTAGTAGAAAGTCCCTTTTTACTGAATATTCAACCTGGGATACCCACCTTCGCTTTGGCAATTAATGACATTGTGACCTATTTTGGATGGAAAAGGGTCGCTGTTGTTTATGATTGGGAAGAAG GTCCTCCAATGATGTCTTTGCTGATAGATAGGCACCCGACTGACCTTAAGGCATACAACATACGTCATAACACGTCAGATTCCTACGTCAGGGGAATACTTAAAGATCTTCGAAATAGATACATTGACCGAATAATACTTCTATGTTCATCAACTAATACAAACATTGTTTTAACCCAG GCCTTATATCTAAGCCTGCTTTCCCGTCCATATGCTTGGCTAGTTGCAAATGTT GGGACAGACGTGGCTGCCTTAGACGATTATTTGGATTCCCGTGCAAACCTGACGTCACTTCTAATCATGACGAACGGTAGCCCGGATGATTGTGCCTTGGAGAAGAAGAAGGAGTCTCTGTCCAATGCCGTCCTTCACGACGCTTTTAAAGTTTACATGAATATAATAGACCACCACGCTAATCAAAGCAGACTTCAAATGAGAAAAGCTCTAAGAAAA AACGAATTAGACATGACAAAT ATTCAAGTTCACGGTTGTACTGGACAGCTTTCTTTCTCAAAAATGGGCGTCAGAAACGAgacatatttacaattaaaatctTTAGGAACGAGTAGAAATGGAACG ACAAATCTATTTCAGTACGGAACTTGGAGAAGCGGCAAGGAGAGGCTGTATGAACGCATCAAACCCTCGCAAACATATAGGTCAATGATGAAAAAAGACGAGGAAGATGTGTTCGGAGATGATCGTGTTCGAGTCACAACAATCCTG GAAGCGCCCTTTGTTCAATGGAAGAATGATTCCGGATGTGGAAACAAAACTACAGATATTGGAGATCAACTTGAGGGGTTTCTTATTAGTATATTTGAGAAGCTTGCTGAGGACCTAGGCTTCTCATACAACATAAGTCTGGTTCCGGACGGGAAGTACGGAAGTGACAAAGGACCGCCACGTGGATGGACCGGAATGGTCCGGCAACTTTTGGATGAC AAAGCTGATCTTGCTCTGGCACCCTTTCAAATCACACCTTCACGATCCAGAGTTGTGGACTTTCCCAAACCATTCATGACTAAAGGAACAAGTCTAGTTGTGCGAAAACCGGAAAGAAGTGTGTCCCCGTTTCAGTTTCTCATGCCCCTGTCCCATGTAGTATGGATTACTATATTTGTGGCATACGTATTCACTGCTTTGATGCTTTTTGGAGTAAGTCGGATAAATTGTGATAAACATGACCGATGCTTGAACAACTTCAATGAGAGTTTCTGGTATATATGGGGTACGTTGTTACGTGGAAATCTTCAACGGTCCCCAACCGGAATTTCAAGTAGAATAGTCAGCAGTACATGGTGGTTCTTTTCATTGATAGTGATTTCTGTGTACACGGCCAACTTGGCGGCTTTTCTTACCATTTCTAATGCTCACATGCCTATAACGTCTGCCGCCGATCTTCCAAAACAGAGTGATTATAATTATGGTACAGTTGAAGGAAGCCAGATAGAGAACTTCTTCAGCCAAACAAACATAAGTCACTACCAGCAAATGTATGCTCATATGAAAATAACAGAAGGAGCTATTGTGAGGCGAGTGGAAGACGGTTTCAGAAAAGTACGCGACGAAAAGTACGCTTTTCTTTGGGATTCTCCAATAATTCGCCATGCAATTTCTAGTGATTGTAGTTTAATGGAAATAGGAAGTCCGTTTGACCTAAAGGGGTATGGAATGGCAGCACAAAAACATTCACCTTTCACAGAGAAACTTTCCCTTGGAATATTGAAATTGAACGATAATGGAGTGTTGTATAAGCTGGAGGGGAA ATGGTTTGGGATTCCTACCTGTCCCGACCCACGATCCAGCGCCAAGAGCCAGGAAATAAAGATGGGAGTGGCCTCTGGAATGTTCTATGTACTCGCGGGAGGGTTGGTTCTAGCCCTCACTGTGTTTGTCATTCAGTGGGTGTATTATAGACGTTCAAAAAACGAGGAGGTTCGTGGGAAGAAGCACGAG CAAAATAATAAGACAGAAGAAAATAATCTACATAATCATGTGGACAGAAATACCTCGTCCGATCTCGGCAAAGACCGGGACGATGAACTTATCACTGTGTTGACTAGGACGTTAAGTATTGGAGAAAATTCGAGCCACAGCAGATGGCAAGGGGAACATCTCTAA